One window from the genome of Diabrotica virgifera virgifera chromosome 6, PGI_DIABVI_V3a encodes:
- the LOC126887107 gene encoding CBP80/20-dependent translation initiation factor has product MSHEAQLRRSQRTDFSNPMTPLVSRERSFVRPNKDSQKRRSQTMFAMKGKPTMEIYRPPNVRTDIPLTGKLNVHAKEFTMNHELQASKSSGNLNLAMAYEPISLQHSKSSGNILRHINHPGLIPIIPGVPLPLLHSASATQLLNMTRPNYQYHPELLAHPVFSGLNQTIYHPAWNNNIQPKQSSPKPSSLKRSKSLGAADSRALASKLKDYTKEELDLTIFSSEDQVHLKAALEDPTQVPTRTLMDLVKTILEKVVEGMKYSEPIAKLCICIIENEKNQTFLESLLNMCQQWYQDRDKILRGIKAGDGTRFTAFMWFLTEMCSQLKRHQLKEHFEALQPEIVLLSVLAKCCHACVELPIKCLAETECLFFVLTSIGRDLETELPQQLDQLLASVRDGFLASAGSIGVRRTLLQLIELHASNWQLPGSSVLYYYPRIK; this is encoded by the coding sequence ATGTCTCATGAAGCACAGCTTAGAAGAAGTCAACGCACAGACTTTTCTAACCCAATGACACCTCTAGTATCCCGAGAAAGAAGTTTCGTAAGACCAAACAAAGACTCCCAAAAACGTAGAAGCCAAACAATGTTCGCTATGAAAGGAAAGCCAACTATGGAAATATATAGACCTCCGAATGTTAGAACGGATATTCCATTGACAGGCAAGCTTAATGTACATGCAAAAGAATTTACAATGAATCACGAATTGCAGGCATCTAAATCAAGTGGAAATCTAAATTTAGCCATGGCATATGAGCCGATTTCGCTACAACATTCAAAATCGAGCGGAAACATTTTAAGGCACATTAATCATCCAGGTCTTATTCCTATTATTCCAGGAGTCCCTTTACCATTACTACACTCAGCATCTGCCACCCAACTTTTAAATATGACTCGTCCTAACTATCAATACCATCCTGAGTTATTAGCCCATCCAGTATTTTCTGGGTTAAACCAAACAATCTACCATCCAGCTTGGAATAATAATATTCAACCAAAACAATCCAGTCCAAAACCGTCATCCTTAAAACGTTCAAAGAGTTTAGGTGCTGCTGATTCAAGAGCTTTGGCTTCTAAATTGAAAGACTATACCAAAGAAGAATTAGATCTTACGATATTTTCTTCAGAAGATCAAGTTCATCTAAAAGCAGCTTTAGAAGACCCTACGCAAGTGCCAACAAGAACGCTCATGGATCTAGTCAAAACCATTTTAGAAAAAGTAGTTGAAGGAATGAAGTACAGTGAACCGATAGCTAAGTTGTGTATATGTATAattgaaaatgaaaaaaatcaaaCCTTTCTAGAATCTCTTTTGAATATGTGTCAACAATGGTATCAAGATCGGGATAAAATTTTAAGAGGAATCAAAGCTGGTGATGGGACAAGATTCACTGCCTTTATGTGGTTCTTAACTGAAATGTGTAGTCAGCTCAAAAGACATCAATTAAAAGAACATTTTGAAGCATTACAACCAGAGATAGTACTTCTTTCCGTACTAGCTAAATGCTGCCATGCCTGTGTAGAACTTCCCATCAAGTGCCTTGCGGAAACCgaatgtttattttttgttttgacCTCAATAGGGAGAGATTTGGAAACTGAACTTCCGCAACAGCTTGATCAACTTTTGGCCAGTGTTCGAGATGGTTTTTTGGCTAGTGCTGGATCTATTGGTGTAAGACGTACTTTGCTTCAATTAATAGAACTCCACGCTTCTAATTGGCAATTGCCAGGTTCATCTGTTCTTTATTACTATCCTAGAATTAAATGA